The Methanohalophilus levihalophilus genome has a segment encoding these proteins:
- a CDS encoding monomethylamine:corrinoid methyltransferase: protein MSDIYKYLKSAMTGDEKSESQHDMSVFMKSEELAKEYEIEYDPGTFIPNDYSMADSVYEAAVELLVSTGIYCIDTNKSVRIDEEDITKAANATETLEIGRLREKVLVPNRYMQDSEPPVIIGGPMGGTVSEENFLEVHLSSAMEPIVQGIYAGAIEKMGGKGIKGKTPMEMMAALKEARLERLATKLANREGMALMGPGTPTISQAYMLVSTDELYSPSDVQEVYQLDELKTDYETFYKSIFHKERGGNFLSGQCPVFGGPAIGSPAGLAIIDAAEAIQSKVVTGASVHLSGAVHINTNSSSTKEILWASNLSSIAISRNFHHYIGRYYWNLAGCCTDMMFYETAAQAIGDTVSGRDVLAGPVGARGAGADHSTGLESRFMGEMAHLATELSVDEANYVIGKIYSKYGNMLSAAPPGKPFSECYVVNSEYEMHPTDEYMQLYKEVSNEIHEYCSIE, encoded by the coding sequence ATGAGTGATATATACAAATATCTGAAATCTGCGATGACTGGCGATGAAAAAAGTGAAAGCCAGCACGATATGTCAGTATTCATGAAATCTGAAGAGCTGGCAAAGGAATATGAAATTGAATATGATCCGGGCACTTTCATTCCGAATGATTATTCTATGGCAGATTCGGTTTATGAGGCTGCAGTTGAACTTCTGGTATCAACCGGGATTTACTGTATTGACACAAACAAATCTGTCCGGATTGATGAAGAGGATATTACTAAAGCTGCTAATGCCACCGAAACTCTGGAAATAGGTCGTCTCAGGGAAAAAGTGCTTGTTCCCAACAGGTACATGCAGGACTCCGAACCTCCTGTCATAATTGGAGGGCCTATGGGTGGTACTGTCTCAGAAGAAAATTTCCTCGAGGTGCACCTCAGCTCAGCAATGGAACCCATTGTTCAGGGAATTTATGCAGGAGCTATCGAAAAAATGGGTGGCAAGGGCATAAAAGGCAAAACACCTATGGAAATGATGGCGGCGCTGAAGGAGGCGAGACTGGAAAGACTTGCCACCAAGCTTGCAAATAGGGAAGGCATGGCGCTGATGGGCCCGGGTACTCCGACTATCTCCCAGGCATATATGCTAGTATCAACAGATGAGCTGTATTCTCCTTCCGATGTGCAGGAAGTATACCAGCTTGATGAGCTAAAGACTGACTATGAAACATTCTACAAATCGATTTTCCATAAGGAACGAGGTGGCAATTTCCTCTCCGGGCAATGTCCTGTATTCGGAGGGCCGGCGATTGGTTCTCCTGCAGGTCTTGCAATCATTGATGCTGCGGAAGCCATTCAATCAAAGGTTGTTACAGGTGCAAGTGTGCATTTGTCAGGTGCGGTGCACATAAATACGAACTCGTCTTCAACAAAAGAAATTCTCTGGGCCTCAAACCTTTCTTCAATTGCGATTTCCAGAAACTTCCATCACTATATTGGGAGATATTATTGGAATCTTGCCGGGTGCTGCACTGACATGATGTTCTATGAAACAGCTGCCCAGGCAATAGGAGACACTGTCAGTGGAAGGGATGTCCTTGCAGGACCGGTCGGTGCACGGGGTGCTGGTGCGGATCATTCAACAGGACTGGAGTCAAGGTTCATGGGAGAAATGGCTCATCTGGCAACTGAATTATCTGTAGATGAAGCCAATTATGTTATTGGAAAAATCTATTCCAAATATGGAAACATGCTATCTGCCGCACCTCCCGGAAAACCATTCAGCGAATGTTATGTTGTAAACTCAGAGTATGAGATGCATCCAACCGATGAATATATGCAACTATATAAGGAAGTGAGTAATGAAATACATGAATACTGCTCCATTGAGTGA
- a CDS encoding type II/IV secretion system ATPase subunit produces MHTDDDKKKEGNDTKDTQSGKRKIISQKDKDKTSGPKVFKPSQAENPFFKSRPVNPTISVSEEPETTKDADFLASKIDNIELSDDKNIDQTSGDLELEEMKNEDLLEKPDSKAEEQAPVSPEKESGQCAPETEKKKKLDFGGKIRNLFENESEPIEAYEPEKHGDITVFCGVDNYEEQERYWLNEPYCFTVILYNPTTNDYKYHVVEPELTDFEEVFLAEIRDRLRNVLLVEDIPEDSDREEILELEIRKIVRDYAIEVTPMMLAKILYYIKRDFVRFGKIDCVMYDEGIEDISGNGHDKPIFLFHHKYQNIATNITFDEDELDSYIIQLAQKSGKHISIAEPMIDATMPDGSRIQMTLGTSVTTHGSTFTIRKFNEKPITPVDLINWGTFSSEQMAYLWLCIENNKSLIYAGGTASGKTSSLNAVSLFIPEKAKIITLEDTRELKLPHANWIPGVTRDSFTADERGAVDMYDLLKAALRQRPEYLLVGEVRGHEALTLFQAMSTGHTTFSTMHADSVSSAIHRLENPPISVPRNMIQALDIMSIQAQTYSQGRRVRRNIKLVEITDIDPHTRNIRTSDIFTWDSTSDFFRKTGDSKALEEIKMRRGWNDSKLAKELDNRRRILEHMLDNQIYDFGTISSIINEYQSIPDRLMEKLGLDY; encoded by the coding sequence ATGCATACTGATGATGATAAGAAAAAAGAGGGAAATGATACAAAGGATACCCAGTCCGGTAAAAGAAAAATTATTTCCCAAAAGGACAAGGACAAAACATCCGGTCCAAAGGTTTTCAAACCAAGCCAGGCAGAAAATCCATTCTTCAAAAGCCGCCCTGTTAATCCTACAATAAGCGTAAGTGAAGAACCTGAAACTACAAAAGATGCGGATTTTTTAGCATCAAAAATTGACAACATTGAACTTTCCGATGACAAAAATATTGATCAAACATCAGGAGATCTGGAACTTGAGGAAATGAAAAACGAAGACCTCCTCGAAAAACCTGACTCAAAAGCGGAGGAACAAGCCCCTGTAAGTCCGGAAAAGGAAAGCGGCCAATGCGCACCCGAAACCGAAAAAAAGAAGAAACTGGACTTTGGCGGTAAAATAAGAAACCTGTTTGAAAATGAAAGTGAGCCAATTGAAGCATATGAACCGGAAAAACACGGAGATATCACTGTTTTTTGTGGAGTTGACAACTATGAAGAACAGGAAAGATATTGGCTGAACGAACCTTACTGTTTTACTGTCATCCTGTACAATCCTACTACAAACGACTATAAGTACCACGTAGTTGAGCCGGAACTTACTGACTTTGAAGAAGTCTTCCTGGCAGAAATACGCGATAGACTTAGGAATGTCTTACTTGTGGAAGACATACCCGAAGATTCAGACAGGGAAGAAATACTGGAACTGGAAATCCGGAAAATTGTCCGCGATTATGCTATTGAAGTAACTCCAATGATGCTTGCAAAGATTCTCTATTACATAAAAAGAGATTTTGTAAGATTCGGGAAAATTGATTGTGTGATGTATGATGAAGGGATCGAGGATATTTCCGGAAACGGACATGATAAGCCCATTTTCCTTTTCCATCACAAGTACCAGAATATTGCCACTAACATCACGTTTGATGAAGACGAACTGGATTCATATATAATACAACTTGCACAGAAAAGTGGCAAGCATATCTCAATTGCAGAACCAATGATTGACGCGACTATGCCGGATGGATCAAGGATCCAGATGACACTGGGAACCAGCGTAACCACACACGGAAGTACATTTACCATCCGTAAGTTCAATGAAAAACCGATTACTCCTGTTGATCTGATAAACTGGGGAACTTTTTCATCCGAACAAATGGCTTACCTCTGGCTTTGCATTGAAAATAACAAGAGCTTGATATATGCCGGAGGTACAGCATCCGGTAAGACCTCATCTCTTAATGCGGTTTCCCTTTTCATTCCGGAAAAAGCCAAGATTATTACCCTGGAAGATACAAGGGAATTGAAGCTTCCTCATGCAAACTGGATCCCCGGTGTTACGAGAGACTCTTTCACAGCGGATGAAAGAGGTGCTGTTGATATGTATGACTTACTAAAAGCAGCTCTCAGGCAGCGCCCTGAATACCTGCTTGTGGGTGAAGTCAGGGGTCACGAAGCCCTTACACTTTTCCAGGCAATGTCAACAGGCCACACCACTTTTTCTACAATGCATGCAGATTCAGTTTCTTCAGCAATCCACAGGCTTGAAAACCCTCCTATCAGCGTCCCACGTAACATGATACAGGCACTTGATATCATGAGTATTCAGGCACAGACCTATTCGCAGGGGAGAAGAGTCAGGAGAAATATCAAACTTGTAGAAATCACCGACATTGATCCGCATACAAGAAACATCAGGACAAGTGATATTTTTACATGGGATTCAACCAGTGATTTCTTCAGGAAAACAGGCGATTCAAAGGCCCTTGAAGAGATCAAAATGCGAAGAGGATGGAATGATTCCAAACTTGCAAAAGAGCTCGATAATAGAAGAAGAATCCTAGAGCACATGCTAGACAATCAGATCTACGATTTCGGGACAATTTCATCGATAATAAATGAATACCAGTCAATTCCTGACAGGCTAATGGAAAAGCTGGGTTTGGACTATTAA